TTAAGATAAAATTTAAAAAGTGATTTAGGAATAAATAAAGGAAGTGACCATACATGCAAGTAGTAAACAATATGTCAGATCTTGTCGGACAAACGCCATTAGTAAAATTAAATCGTCTTCCTGATCCAAAAGGAGCAGCCGTTTATCTTAAATTAGAATTCCAAAACCCAAGCGGGAGTGTCAAAGATAGAGCAGCCAAGAATATGATTGTTCAAGCGGAAAAAGAAGGCCAGCTCACTCCAGACTCTATCATCATCGAACCAACCTCCGGAAACACGGGAATTGGCCTGGCTATGAACGCATCTGCTCGCGGCTACCGCTCCATCCTAGTCATGCCAGATTCCATGTCAAACGAAAGAATTAATTTACTTAAAGCGTACGGAGCAGAAGTAGAACTTACACCTGGACATAAAAAAATGCCTAGGGCAATTGAACGGGCTCATGAACTTGTAAAAGAAATTCCAAACAGTTTTATGCCGATGCAATTTGAAAATAAAGCAAATCCTGACGCGCACCGCAAGACAACAGCTTTAGAAATTAAAGAAGCAATGGATGAGGTCGGCAAACCGCTTGGTTCGTTTGTTGCAGCCTCAGGAACAGGCGGAACGGTTACCGGAACCGGGGAGGAACTTAAAAAGTATTATCCAAATCTTCCTGTATTTGTAGTAGAGCCATATGGATCTCCTGTACTTTCAGGCGGAAAGCCCGGCCCTCATAAATTGGTGGGCACAAGTCCAGGTTTTATTCCACCTGTATTAAACCAAGATGTCTACAATAAAATTTATAAAATTACAGATGAAGATGCTTATGAAGCAACACACGGCCTGGCAAGAGAAGAAGGGATATTGGTTGGCCCTTCATCTGGTGCAGCTTGCTTTGCGGCAATGGAAGCTGCCAAACACATGTCACAAAGCGAAGCCGTAGTGGCCATTGCTTGTGATACCGGCGAACGTTATTTATCGACCGACCTTTTTGACTTTGAAAGTGAACAATAGAACAAGCCAATACAGTTGTCTCAACAGGCATGGGACGGCTGTTTTAATATGACCAGCTAAGACATACTCTCCTTCATTATCTCATAGAAAAAGGTGAAAACAGTTACATTTCACGTAAAAAATAGCTGCTCCGCATTTGTGATTGTGGGAGATCAGCTTTACCATTTTATTTTTTACAAAAAATTTATTTTTTTTACAATATCAATAGATCATTTACGTTGTCCTTACCGATGGAAGGATCACAGCGCTACAGTCCCTTAAAAATCCTTTATTTTTGGGATAAAAAGAATGTTCTTTTATATATTTTTGTTAAGTTTATTTTCTTCTTTTCTCTTTTTCCTTAACTTTACTCCATTTCAAAATCCTGTGCTTTGCTAATTGTTTGAAATTATTGTACAATACGAATTAATAAATGGGGCCATTGATAGGTTAAAAATTATTATAAGTTGTATCATTTCCACTCTGGCTATTCATACTATTAAATACAGCACCATTCCTTTATACATTTTGAATTGTTTGCTGAATCGTGTACCTGTCAATGTTATTTCATGCAGTCTATACAGATTTAAGCCCCGGGAGTATCGTTTCATAACTATACTCACCTATCAATTATTGCTAAGGAGTGGTTTTTTGAGGACTTCAACCGACCGAATGATCACCCGTGTAAAATCCATTTACCTTTATATTAAAGAGAAAGGAACGGTGACAACAAGGGAACTGGTTGACGAATTCGGAATCACCCAGCGTACGATTCAGCGCGATCTGAACGTCCTGGAATACAATCACCTCGTGCATAGTCCGTCAAGGGGGAAATGGACAATAACTAGGAAAAAAGTAAAAGCATCTTAAAAGAATAATGAACAAAAGACAAAGAGCTGTTCCATATTTGGACAGCTCTTTGATATGTGCAGATTCTGCTATTAAGTAACCCCTTCGTTTTTTGTATATGCTTTTTGAAGCAGCTCTTTTACTTCCTTCTCGGTCATATCTCTATACTCACCAGGTTCAAGTGTTTCATCGAGTGTAAGACTTCCAATAGAAATCCTTTTTAAAAACAACACTTTCTTCCCAACTGCTTCAAACATTCTTTTCACTTGATGAAATTTACCTTCCGTAATCGTTAAAGAAATTTCAGTGGCTGCATGGTCTTTTACTTGTAGATCTGCCGGTTTCGTATGATACCCATCTTCAAGAACCACTCCGTTTGAGAAAGCCGAAATATCTTCTTCTGTCACTTCTTGATTGATAATAGCTTCATACGTTTTCGTAACTCCTTTTTTGGGGGATGTTAACGCATGTGCAAATTTACCGTCATTCGTTAGAAGCAGCAGTCCTTCTGTATCTTTATCTAAACGCCCCACAGGAAAAGGCTCCCGCACCGCATCTTCAAATTCCAAAATATC
This DNA window, taken from Alteribacillus bidgolensis, encodes the following:
- the cysK gene encoding cysteine synthase A, translating into MQVVNNMSDLVGQTPLVKLNRLPDPKGAAVYLKLEFQNPSGSVKDRAAKNMIVQAEKEGQLTPDSIIIEPTSGNTGIGLAMNASARGYRSILVMPDSMSNERINLLKAYGAEVELTPGHKKMPRAIERAHELVKEIPNSFMPMQFENKANPDAHRKTTALEIKEAMDEVGKPLGSFVAASGTGGTVTGTGEELKKYYPNLPVFVVEPYGSPVLSGGKPGPHKLVGTSPGFIPPVLNQDVYNKIYKITDEDAYEATHGLAREEGILVGPSSGAACFAAMEAAKHMSQSEAVVAIACDTGERYLSTDLFDFESEQ
- a CDS encoding DeoR family transcriptional regulator translates to MRTSTDRMITRVKSIYLYIKEKGTVTTRELVDEFGITQRTIQRDLNVLEYNHLVHSPSRGKWTITRKKVKAS
- a CDS encoding pseudouridine synthase, with amino-acid sequence MRIDKLLANTGYGSRKEVKKLLKQGAVEIGGKKVKSGAAQVDPDAEEVIVLGEVLEYREFIYLLMNKPQGVISATVDEMHETVLDILEFEDAVREPFPVGRLDKDTEGLLLLTNDGKFAHALTSPKKGVTKTYEAIINQEVTEEDISAFSNGVVLEDGYHTKPADLQVKDHAATEISLTITEGKFHQVKRMFEAVGKKVLFLKRISIGSLTLDETLEPGEYRDMTEKEVKELLQKAYTKNEGVT